Proteins from a single region of Arctopsyche grandis isolate Sample6627 chromosome 1, ASM5162203v2, whole genome shotgun sequence:
- the LOC143917532 gene encoding barH-like 2 homeobox protein: MANENWFCLIRSSNNGRGRKPRRRRTAFTHAQLAYLERKFRCQKYLSVADRGDVADALSLSETQVKTWYQNRRTKWKRQNQLRLEQLRQQAGAGGSSGGPEKNMLVAGNTGSGGPPCCPLLSQAAAIFRNVAYIGHGCPL; the protein is encoded by the exons ATGGCCAATGAAAactggttctgcttgatac GTTCTTCAAATAATGGTAGAGGTAGAAAACCGAGAAGAAGGAGAACAGCGTTTACGCATGCTCAGCTCGCCTACTTGGAGAGGAAGTTCAGGTGTCAAAAATACCTGTCAGTTGCTGACAGGGGTGACGTTGCTGATGCCCTCAGCTTGAGCGAGACCCAAGTAAAGACTTGGTACCAGAACAGAAG GACCAAATGGAAGAGACAAAACCAATTAAGATTGGAGCAACTGAGGCAGCAGGCTGGAGCTGGTGGTTCTTCAGGTGGTCCTGAAAAAAATATGCTAGTTGCTGGCAACACTGGAAGCGGTGGGCCACCATGTTGTCCGTTGTTGAGTCAAGCGGCGGCCATATTTAGAAATGTCGCTTACATTGGACACGGTTGTCCTTTGTAA
- the LOC143909525 gene encoding uncharacterized protein LOC143909525, with translation MKALVVAVSILIEMVILPPGNSAVAVIPALDLAEDAVSAVMHAWTHLKANKDIKLGDIAESLNTLQERMQVIDIVVKNTEAQMHGLVSQLSKNTQTELKLHELSELVSRISSTSRLMHEYMKNPNITERITLEDFATWCVSHNADSVSGLLERISMMTSPLSDPGLINPGVLNTLLEAMKESNNYMWEMQQSPNQLLYNMYNTIILTEIKGFAMMQYSWMILNIYGKGNFVIESKVSKAQYERRIIMAVAACKRIMGESSRVLWRNDPKQHIEGETYESLTRLLQGYIENEVDMHPSGTCDHNCAFYQLATNRGCYMEEFCSKQKACNGKIVECKFVELNMNICQSDRYSNRRYEWIEFTDSKVYGRKKRCSKSTTQVSSWTRWLFWHCSYCMCACDQSGPDSDRYFSLKEELADVASNKVVVGIQFVKLKRVIYMQICEGILLPGGKIDKESVTWKEIRPMDLKYAKKFRDYHELSNEERAIDLDDLEGPRGYIMTGVRFKKLGPHLNFEIQTTPFNFEIGELHKDKYVWISNDNTPVTFNKIRTTLTLEAPDIPTITKRPSMLDSENNQYVKFTHTDFVLDAAQTTIPFLDTQPVISKIPVPLSGAGIYHKGFDGSGGFVAPKIFTYDYSNHFELMFKSESEKETETEIKTKTAVTEIRIIDDEISFSNEATENIIDVYIENLV, from the exons ATGAAAGCTCTCGTAGTGGCAGTGTcgatattaattgaaatggTCATTCTACCTCCTGGTAATTCGGCCGTAGCAGTCATACCAGCACTCGATTTGGCCGAGGATGCAGTCAGTGCAGTAATGCATGCTTGGACGCATTTAAAAGCCAACAAAGATATCAAGCTGGGTGACATAGCCGAAAGCCTAAATACATTGCAAGAACGGATGCAGGTCATAGACATTGTGGTGAAAAATACCGAGGCACAAATGCACGGGCTAGTGTCTCAACTGAGCAAAAACACTCAGACAGAATTGAAGCTACATGAGCTCAGCGAGCTTGTATCCCGTATCAGCTCGACTTCGAGACTCATGCACgaatatatgaaaaatccaAACATCACAGAAAGAATAACGTTGGAAGATTTCGCAACGTGGTGTGTCTCGCACAATGCAGACTCGGTGTCGGGGCTTCTGGAAAGAATCAGCATGATGACTTCACCCTTGTCGGATCCGGGTCTTATCAATCCGGGAGTTTTGAATACGTTGTTGGAGGCAATGAAG GAGTCCAATAATTACATGTGGGAAATGCAACAGTCACCGAATCAAttgctgtataatatgtacaatactaTCATCCTGACAGAGATCAAAGGATTCGCCATGATGCAATATTCTTGGATGATTTTGAACATATATGGCAAAG GCAATTTTGTTATCGAATCGAAAGTATCAAAAGCACAATATGAACGAAGAATAATCATGGCAGTGGCAGCTTGTAAAAGAATTATGGGAGAATCCAGTCGAGTTTTGTGGAGAAATGATCCGAAACAACACATTGaag gaGAAACATACGAATCCTTAACTCGTCTACTACAAGGATACATAGAAAACGAAGTTGATATGCATCCAAGCGGAACATGTGATCATAACTGCGCCTTCTATCAATTGGCTACAAACAGGGGATGTTATATGGAAGAATTCTGTTCCAAACAAAAAGCATGTAATGGAAAAATAGTCGAGTGTAAATTTGTAGAATTGAACATGAATATATGCCAATCA GATAGATATTCAAACAGGCGTTATGAATGGATCGAATTCACAGACTCAAAAGTTTATGGTCGAAAGAAACGGTGCTCAAAATCTACCACACAG GTATCCTCATGGACCCGATGGCTGTTTTGGCATTGCTCTTACTGCATGTGCGCCTGTGACCAGAGTGGACCAGACTCGGATAGATACTTTAGTTTGAAGGAGGAGCTCGCAGACGTCGCAAGCAATAA gGTGGTTGTTGGTATACAATTCGTTAAACTAAAACGGGTAATATACATGCAAATATGCGAAGGGATACTATTGCCAGGCGGGAAGATAGACAAGGAGAGTGTAACGTGGAAAGAGATTCGTCCTATGGATTTGAAATATGCGAAAAAATTCAGGGACTATCATGAACTGTCGAACGAAGAGAGAGCCATTGATCTCGATGATTTGGAAGGACCTCGTGGGTACATAATGACAGGAGTCCGATTTAAAAAATTAGGTCCACATCTGAATTTCGAAATCCAAACAACGCCGTTCAATTTCGAAATAGGAGAGTTGCACAAAGACAAGTATGTGTGGATAAGTAATGACAACACGCCAGTGACATTTAACAAGATAAg aaCAACATTGACACTAGAAGCTCCAGATATTCCAACGATCACGAAACGACCTTCAATGCTAGATTCAGAAAACAACCAATATGTTAAATTTACACATACAGATTTTGTACTGGATGCAGCACAAACTACAATACCATTCTTGGATACACAACCAGTGATATCTAAAATACCAGTACCGTTGAGTGGCGCTGGTATCTATCATAAAGGCTTTGATGGTTCAGGAGGATTTGTAGCgccaaaaatattcacatacgATTATTCAAACCATTTTGAATTAATGTTTAAGTCAGAATCCGAAAAAGAAACAGAAAcagaaataaaaacgaaaacagCAGTCACAGAAATTCGAATTATTGACGATGAAATATCTTTCTCGAATGAAGCCAcagaaaatattattgatgtTTATATCGAAAACttagtttaa